The sequence GTATAATTGAACAGGCCAGGGTGGTCTTAAAGCAATCGGACGAAATTAACAACATTGTAAAAGACCATAAGAACCAGGTATCCGGAATGTTGCGAATTGGAATTATTCCAACGCTGGCTCCCTATCTGCTGCCAATTTTTGTGGGAAATTACAAAAAGAAATACCCGAACATTTTTATTAAAGTAGTTGAAGCTACCACCGAAAACATCATTAAACTTTTACACAAAGACCTTATTGATGTGGGTATTTTGGTAACTCCACTGCACGAAGAAAAGATATTGGAGAAACCGGTTTTTTACGAAGAAATGCTTATTTATGCCAATAGCGGACATAAACTGCATACCCAAAAAGAAATTACGGTTGAAGACATTGCAACACCGGAAATATGGTTACTTAGCGACGGACATTGTTTCCGCGACCAGGTTGTAAACCTGTGTTCTTACCTGGGAACTACCGATAGCGAATTACCTTTCCATTTTGAGGCCGGATCGTTGGAAACCCTTATGAACATTGTTGACAGAGAAGGAGGCATTACTTTAATACCGGAATTGGCCAAAGCAACCATGTCGCAAAAAAGGGCTTACAATGTCAAGAATTTTACCAACATAAAACCACTTCGGGAAGTTAGCTTGGTTTATTCGCGGCACTTCGCAAAGCATAAACTAATTAACCTGCTTTGGAAAGAAATCAAAGAATCTGTACCAAAAGAGTTACAGGACGAAAACCGGGGAACCATTGTAGAATGGCGATAATAATCGAACGCAATCCACAATATTAATTGTTAAATAAAACTTACTTCCGAATTTTTCTCCCTGAATTTATTGCAGAATAAATTTTTTATATATCTTTGCGCCGCAATTCGCGGATGTGGCGGAATTGGTAGACGCGCTAGACTTAGGATCTAGTGCCTTATGGCGTGGGGGTTCGAGTCCCTTCATCCGCACTCAAAAAAACCGCCGACCTTAATTAACAAAGGGTTGGCGTTTTTTGCATTTTAGGGGTATAAAAAAATTTATCATCATGAATATTAATTTAGAAAACATCGACCAGGTTAATGCGGTAATCAATCTTACCATCGAAAAAACTGACTATGAAAAACAAGTTGCCGATGTTTTAAAAGACTATCGTCAAAAAGCTACAATTCCAGGATTCCGCCCCGGTAAAGTTCCGGCAGGCCTTATCAAGAAAAGATTTGGAACAGCTGTTTTGGTTGAAGAGGTAAATAAATTGATCTCTCAAAACCTGTCGAAATACATGATTGATGAAAAACTTCCTGTTCTTGGCGAACCAATGCCAAACGAGGAAAAACAAAAACCAATCGACTGGGAAAAAGATGAGTCGTTTGAGTTTACTTTTGATGTAGCCTTGGCTCCTGAAGTAAAAGTATCGCTTGACAAACGCAATAAATACACTTACTACAACATTGCCGTTTCTGATGACATGATTCAGCAGCAGGTTGACATGGCAGCTTCTCAACTGGGAGAAAATGTTCCAGCCGAGGAAGCGAAAGAAGATAGCACTGTTCGCGGCAACTTTGTACAGCTTGACGCTGAAGGAAACGAAGTTGAAGGCGGAATTGCACCTGAAGGAGTACTTTTAGCGGTTGACAAAATCAAAGACGAAGAAATTAAAAACGCATTTGTTGGTTGCAAAAAAGACGACATCATCGTTTTCAACCCGGTAAAAGCGTTCGAAAATAACCACGAAGTGGCGCACATGCTTAACATTAAGCATGAAGAAGCCGAAACGCTGGAAAGCGATTTCAGATACACTGTAACTGAAATTCTTCAGTTCCAAAAAGCAGAATTGAACGAAGAATTGTTCAAAAAGCTTTATGGTGAAGAAACAGAAATTAAAACGCTTGACGATTTCAAAGCAAAAATTAAAGAAGACCTGGCCAAAAACCTGGTATTCTCATCTGATCATAAATTTGCATTAGACACACGCGATGCGCTGGTTGAAAAAACGGATCTGGAAATGCCGGAGGAGTTTTTGAAACGTTGGTTAGTGGCTGTAAACAAAGAATTAACACAGGAGCAAATCGAAAACGAATTCCCTGCATTTATTCTTGATTTGAAATGGCAATTGATTAAAGACACGATCGCAAAAGAAAACGAATTGCAGGTTGAAGCGGAAGATGCAGAAGACTTTGCCAAGCAAATGGCAGCTGCACAGTTCCAGCAGTACGGAATCCACGATGCCCCAGAGGAGCAGCTGGAATCGTTCGCTAAAATGATGCTTGAAAAACCTGAAGAAAAAGAACGCATCTACAAAAAATTGTTGGAAGACAAAGTGGTAGAAGTGGTAAAAGAAAAAGTTACTATTCAGGAAGAAGAAGTATCGCAGGAAAAATTCAACGAAATGATGCAGGCAAACCAATAGCGCTTGCAATCATCTGAAAATATTTTGCTGAGTGTTTCAGCATTAATCTTTTTTATAACTTTGTGAATCGTAAATAAACGTATTTGCAAAGTTATTTTTTTTACAAGCACTTATAAAAAATGGACAACAACGAATTTAGAAAATACGCAACTAAGCATGCTGGCATCAGCAGCTTAACAATGGATAGATTTGCATCAGCATATGGCAATTATATTTCGCCAACAATTATCGAAGAGCGCCAGTTAAACGTGGCATCAATGGACGTGTTCTCGCGTTTGATGATGGACCGTATTATTTTCCTTGGCGTACCAATCGACGATACAGTGGCAAACATTATTCAGGCACAACTGCTGTTCCTCGAGTCGACTGATCCGTCGAAAGACATTCAGATCTATTTCAACTCGCCCGGAGGTTCTGTTTATGCCGGTTTAGGCATTTACGATACCATGCAATACATTTCGGCCGATGTTGCAACTATCTGTACCGGCATGGCAGCTTCAATGGCAGCCGTGTTGATGACTGCCGGACAGAAAGGAAAACGTTCGGCATTAACACATTCCCGAATAATGATCCACCAACCAATGGGAGGTGCTCAGGGACAAGCTTCTGATATTGAAATTACAGCTCGCGAGATTCTGAAGATCAAGAAAGAATTGTACAGTATCATTGCTAACCACTCGGGACAAACTTTAGAACAAATTGAAAAAGACTCTGATCGAGATTACTGGATGACTGCACAGGAAGCAGTTGAATATGGTATGATTGATGAAATTTTAGTTCGAAATAACAAGTAATGTCAAATAAAGAAAAGATGGACAAGTGTTCGTTTTGCGGACGGGAAAAGAAGGAAGTGAATCTTCTTATTGCGGGGATTGACGGACACATTTGCGACCGTTGTGCCGAGCAGGCTCATTCCATTATTCAGGAAGAGGTAAAAACATCAAGCTCTTTTGATCTCGATGAGATAAAACTGCTAAAACCAAAAGAGATCAAGGATTTTCTTGATCAATATGTTATTGGCCAGGATCGCGCAAAACGTATACTCTCTGTATCGGTTTACAATCATTACAAACGATTGACACAACACGTTGACGATGATGAAACAGAGATTGAAAAATCAAATATCATTTTAGTTGGTGAAACTGGTACCGGTAAAACGTTGCTGGCACGCACCATTGCAAAAATGCTACATGTTCCGTTTACCATTGTTGATGCTACCGTACTTACCGAGGCCGGTTATGTTGGAGAAGACATTGAAAGTTTGCTGACCCGCTTACTGCAGGCTGCCGACTACAATGTGGAAGCTGCCGAGCGCGGGATTGTATTTGTTGACGAGATTGATAAGATCGCTCGTAAAAGCGATAATCCATCGATAACCCGCGACGTTTCGGGCGAAGGTGTTCAGCAAGGTTTGTTGAAACTGCTAGAAGGATCGATTGTAAATGTTCCGCCTCAGGGAGGACGTAAACATCCGGAGCAAAAACTGATTCCGGTTGACACGAAGAATATCCTGTTTGTGTGTGGTGGCGCATTTGATGGCATTGAGCGCAAAATTGCTAACCGACTGAATACAAAAGTTATTGGTTACAGCGCTGCAAAAGATGCTGACCGCATTGAGCGAGAAAACTTGTTACAATATGTTTCACCACAAGATTTAAAATCATTTGGTTTGATTCCGGAGATCATCGGTCGTTTACCGGTACTAACCTATCTGAATCCTTTGGATAAAGAAACACTTCGCAACATTTTAACTGAACCTAAAAATTCGGTGATCAAGCAGTACAAAAAACTGTTTAAGCTGGATGAAATTGAGTTGGAATTTGACGAAGAAGCACTGGAATACATTGTTGACAAGGCAATTGAATTCAAATTGGGTGCACGTGGGTTACGTTCAATTTGCGAAAATATTATGAATGATGCCATGTTTGATGCACCTTCTGACGAAATCACAGAGCTGCGTATCACGAAAGAATATGCCGAAAGCCAGGTTGACAAATCGGGCATTAGAAGATTGAAAGCAAGCTAAAATCTTAAGACAAATAAGAGGAAAAACCGGACTTTTCAGTTCGGTTTTTTTATTGTTATGGATCTAAATTCTAAATTTATTCTATTATTTAACTTTTATTAACATTATTCTACAAAGCCCTATATTCATACGATATAGAGATTTTTAGCTCTTAAACATTCACTTTTGTTTATTTTTTTTCACCTTACCTTAAACATACAGCCATGTTTTACTGTTTCACCTTTAAATACATTTTTTAAACTCATAAAATCTACAACAATGAAAACAGTAAATTTAAAAAAAATGGTAAGCCTTAAGAGCTTAATTCTTGCAGCATTAGTAATCGTAAGTATGGCTTTTGTTAGCTGTGAAAAAGAAAATGATGACTACATCCCTCAAAGTGAATTCAGTGATGACTCAATGTTAAAAGCAGGTAATTCCTTACCTCCGGGTGACGCTTCAATTGCAGCAATAGCAATTGATGCAGGTTTCTCAGAATTGGTTGGTGCGCTTTTTTATGTTGACGAAGAACTAGAAACAGGATTGGTTGACATGTTCTTAAACGGTACTGATCAGTACACAGTTTTTGCACCAACCAACGATGCATTTATGGCACTTTACGATGCCTTGGAAGTGGAAGGCATTAGCGATCTACCGGCCGACCTGGTTCTAAACGTGCTATTGTACCACGTTACTGACGGAAGAAGAGCTGCAAACAGCGTGGTTCCAAAGAAGAATCCGAAAACAATTGAAACACTTTTGGAAGGAGCAACCTTTAATGTTGATAAAGATCTAAAAATTTGGGCAGTTGGAAATACTGCAAATCTTGTTCCCGGTTTTGTTAACATCTCAGCATCAAACGGAATCATCCATGTTATCGATGCGGTTATTCTGCCAATTGAATAGTCTAAAATAATTCAACGCCATGAATACCTAAAGAAGCGACTCTAACAAGTCGCTTCTTTTTTTGTGCGACAGCAAATTAGTGTTAATCTTTCTTCAAAAACTCTAAGCATACCAATTTTAATTCCAAATGAGCCTGGAAAATTTTTAGTGATTTTGGATTTAGACAAGGCAAAAAATGGCGTCATAGCCTAAGTTCTGGCGAGATTTTTTAACGCAGTAAAAATTCAAAAGAATAGAAATTTTAGGCTTATTTGGTGTTAATTTTGGTATAAGTAGGTTAAGCCTTATATTTTTTCTATTTTTCCGAGTATTTTTTCGAAAACAAGAAAATGAGCAACTTATCACGCAGAAAATTTATAGGCACAACAGCAACGGGTGTTGCTGCAGCCACAATCCTTCCCTCGAATGTTATCGCAGGTTTGGGGCATAAAGCTCCCAGCGACAAACTCAACATTGCCGGAATTGGTGTTGGCGGAAAAGGTTTCACCAACCTGAAATTTATGGAAACCGAGAACATTGTTGCGTTATGCGACGTGGATTGGGATTACGCCGGACGAAATGCATTTGAGCGCTGGTACCGGGCTAAACAATACAAAGATTTCAGGGTGATGCTGGAAGAGCAGAAAGATATTGACGCCGTGATGATCGCTACGCCTGACCACACCCACGCCCTGCCGGCATTAATGGCCATGCGTGAAGGCAAACATGTTTTTCTGCAGAAGCCATTAACACATTCGGTTTATGAATCGCGGATTATGACAGAAACAGCCAAACGTTACGGCGTTGCCACACAAATGGGCAACCAGGGTAATTCGGCTGATGGTATTCGCCAGATTTGCGAATGGATTTGGGCCGGAACAATTGGTGAAGTCACGCATGTTGACACCTGGACGAACCGCCCGATTTGGCCGCAAGGATTATCACGCCCTGAAAAAAGCAAAAGAGTTCCGAAAACACTCGACTGGGATTTGTTTATCGGACCGGCAAAATTTACCGAATACAACCCGATTTACCACCCATGGAACTGGCGCGGCTGGTGGGATTTTGGAACCGGAGCATTGGGCGATATGGGATGCCATATTCTCGATCCTGTTTTTAAAGCTCTGAACTTACAATATCCGAAAACGGTTGAAGGAAGTTCAACGCCTTTTAACAACGACTCGGCACCAAATGCAGAGTTTGTTCGCTACGAGTTTGATCGCCGCGACAACCTGCCTAAAGTAGCCATGCCCGAAGTTACCGTGCATTGGTACGACGGTGGTTTTATGCCTCCCCGCCCCGATGAATTAAAAGACGGCGAACAAATGGGCGACGATGGCGGTGGTTGTATTTTCTACGGAACAAAAGGAAAAATCATGTGCGGTACTTATGCCGCCAATCCAACCTTGTTGCCATCGGTTGAAATGGAGCATTTTCAACAACCGGAAAAATCAATACGACGTATTTCAAATGCCATGGAAGGAGGCCACGAACAAGACTGGATTCGTGCCTGCAAAGAAAGCAAAGATGCGCGTGTTGAAGCCTCATCAAACTTTTCGTATGCCGGGCCACTGAATGAAATGGTTGTAATGGGTGTACTGGCCGTTCGATTGCAAAGTCTTCAGCGCAAACTGGAATGGGACGGGCCAAATATGCGCTTTACAAATATCAGCCCGTCAGATACCATCCGCGTATTGAAAAAAGACAATTTTGAGGTAGTAAACGGCGATCCTACATTTGATAAAGAATACGAAACTTTGCCGGCTTCAAAAATGGCCGATGAGTGGATCAGGCATACTTACCGAAGCGGTTGGGAGCAGATATAAAAACAGATTTATTCGACAGTCATCCGAGCGTACACCCAATTACCTGGGCATAATGAGGAAGATGATAAAGATGCTGAAACGAGTTCAGCATGACGTGCCTTGTTATTTTTGCGATACGCGCTAAGAACGTCACCCTGAACTTGTTTCAGGGTCTTGCTCAAAACTTTATCATTGGCAGCTCATTTCAATATCAACATGAAAAAGATGCTGAAACACCTGCCTGACGGCAGTCAGGAGTTCAGAATGACGACAAAATAAAAAGGGATGCCGTTAACGACATCCCTTTTTTATATTGTTCTTTATTTATCTAAATCAATCCTGCTTCTTGCAACAGCACTTCCATTTCTTTCTGAACTTCTTCAGCTGCCGCTCCGGCTTTCGATGCAAAATCGGTCTCTGTCGATGCATAAATAATACCGCGAGATGAATTCACTAACAAACCACACTTGCTGTTCATTCCGTTTTTCGAAACTTCCTGCAAGCTACCTCCTTGTGCTCCAACACCAGGAACCAACAAAAAGTGCTCTGGAACGATCTCACGAATTTCTTTTAGTTTTTCTGCTTTTGTAGCACCAACCACATACATCAGATTTTCTGTAGTTCCCCAGTTTTGCGAAGTTTTCAAAACGGTTTCAAACAATTTGTCGCCACTTTCTTTGTCTTCGATAAACTGAAAATCATAAGCCCCTTTATTCGATGTCAGCGCCAAAAGAATTACCCATTTGTCAAGGTAAGTCATAAAGGGTTTTACCGAATCTTCACCCATGTATGGGGCAACAGTAACCGCATCAAAATCCTGCTGATCGAAAAACGCCCGTGCATATAAATTTGATGTATTGCCAATATCGCCACGTTTGGCATCGGCAATCACAAAAATCTCCGGGTATTTCGATTTTACATACATCACCGTTTTTTCCAGGCTTTCCATTCCTCTCGATCCCAAACTCTCGTAGAACGCCAGGTTGGGTTTGTATGCTACCGAGAATTTGGCAGTTGCATCAATAATTTCTTTGTTGAATGAAAATATCGGATCTGATGTATCTTTCAGGTGTTGCGGGATTTTTTGAATATCGGTATCCAAACCAACACACAGGAAACTGCGTTTTTTTTGGATCTGCTCAAATAGTTGCTGTTGATTCATGATGAAAAAGTAGGAAGCCGGAAGACCGAAGTCCGAAGACTCCCATTTTATTGTTTTTAAATTTCTGCTTCTTTTAGTTTTGCGGCGTTTTCTTCAATCATTAGTTTTTCAATGATCTCGTCGATTTCGCCATTAATAATTGCCTGCAGGTTGTAAAGCGTAAGGTTGATACGGTGATCAGTTACACGTCCTTGTGGCCAATTGTACGTACGGATTTTAGCCGAACGGTCGCCGGTAGAAACCATTGTTTTACGTTTCGATGAAATCTCGTCGATGTATTTCTGGTATTCCATGTTGTACAAACGCGTACGCAATTCAGCCATCGCCTTGTCGAGGTTTTTCAGCTTCGATTTCTGATCCTGACAAGTCACCACAATTCCCGTTGGAATGTGTGTTAAACGAATTGCAGAGTAGGTGGTATTCACCGACTGGCCACCAGGACCCGATGAACAGTATTCATCTCGGCGGATATCTTCGGTTTTCAGTTCCACATCAAACTCATCGGCTTCTGGTAAAACTGCCACCGTTGCTGCCGAAGTATGCACTCGTCCCTGTGTTTCGGTTTGTGGCACACGCTGTACACGGTGCACTCCCGATTCGTATTTCATAACACCGTAAACACCTTCACCGGTAATATTTACTACGATTTCTTTAAACCCACCAGCTGTACCTTCGTTGGCGTTGGTAACTTCCATTCGCCAACCTTTTTGCTCGCAAAATTTGGTGTACATGCGGAAAAGATCACCGGCAAAAATACTTGCCTCGTCGCCACCGGTTCCGGCACGGATTTCAAGAATTGCATTTTTTGCATCCTCCGGATCCGCTGGTACCAATAATAGCTTAACCTCTTTTTCAATCTCAGGAATGCGTTTTTCCGATTCTTCGATTTCCTCACGCGCCATTTCGCGCATTTCCTCATCACTTTCCTCGGCCAGCATTTCTTTCCCGGTCTCAATATTATCAACCAGATTTTTATATTCCTGAAATTTTGCCACTAACTTCTGCAGGTTTTTATATTCCTGGTTCAGTTTTACGTAACGCTTCATGTCGGCGATCACCTCAGGATCGGTAATCTGTTGCTCAACTTCTGAGAAACGGTGCTTTATCGATTCAAATTTTTCTAATAATGCGTATTCTGCCATGGTTTTCTTTAATAAATGAACTCGCCTTTCTCCGATTTAATTGTCAATTTCTTGCCGTCGAAAGGTTCAACTTTTCCAATAATTTGTGCGTCGATGTTAAATGATTTTGAGATTTCGATGATCTCGTCAGCCACATCGGCACTGCAGTATATTTCGTAACGGTGTCCCATGTTGAACACCTTGTACATTTCTTTCCAGTCGGTTTCCGATTGCTCCTGAATCAATTTGAACAGCGGAGGCACAGGAAACATATTATCTTTAATCACATGAACATTGTCGACAAAGTGCAACACTTTTGTTTGAGCACCTCCTGAGCAATGTATCATTCCCGAAATTTGTGAGCGGTATTTGTCAAGCACCTTTTTAATTACCGGCGCATAAGTACGCGTTGGTGAAAGCACCAGTTTCCCGGCATCAACATCCAATCCTTCAATGGCATCAGTTAATTTCTTTCCACCTGAATAAACAAGATCAGCAGGAACTTCCGGATCAAAACTTTCAGGATATTTTTCTGCCAGATAATTGGCAAACACATCGTGGCGGGCAGAGGTTAAACCGTTACTTCCCATTCCGCCGTTGTATTCTGTTTCGTAAGTTGCTGTGCCCGATGATGACAAACCAACAATTACATCGCCGGCAGCAATTTTATCGGCCGAAACCACCTCCGCTTTTTTCATGCGGCATGTAACAGTTGAATCAACAATGATGGTACGAACCAGATCGCCAACATCGGCAGTTTCGCCTCCGGTTGAATAAATACTCACTCCCATTTCGCGAAGGTTGGCCAACAACTCTTCGGTTCCGTTAATTATGGCGGCGATAACTTCGCCCGGAATATTGTTTTTGTTGCGGCCAATTGTTGATGATACCAAAATATTATCGGTGGCCCCCACACAAAGCAGGTCGTCAACATTCATGATAAGTGCATCCTGTGCAATTCCTTTCCACACCGAAACGTCGCCGGTTTCTTTCCAGTACATGTAAGCCAATGCCGACTTTGTTCCTGCTCCATCGGCGTGCATAATATTGCACCATTCGTCGTCGCCCCCTAAAATATCGGGAACGATCTTACAGAATGCCTTTGGAAAAAGTCCTTTGTCTACATTCTTAATCGCTTCATGCACATCTTCTTTCGAGGCCGAAACACCCCTTGCACTATATCTTGATTCCGTTACCATTTACTACGTGATTTTTGTGGGTACAAAAGTAACAAATTCTAATAGATTGTCAGTTAATATTCAAAAGTAGACTAACAAAAAAGGAAAGACTTTACAAGACTTTCCCTTTTTATCAAATATCGTGATTGCTAAGCGTATAAAAAGCGCTTAATCTTTCTTGTCGGTGTACGTTCAAACGGACTTGGATGCAACACAACCTGGTTAATGCGTGAAAACTTATTCACTTCCTGGTTCACTTTTTTCATGATCTCCTGAAGTATTTCATCCGATCTTTCCGAAATAAAATGCTGCGCTTCCTCCTTTAGGTGTTTAAATTGTTCCTCTATCTCTTCCGTATTCAAATGAATCATCGCTACCAGTTTTCCTTTTTTCTCTACCACCAGCGATTCCAGTACAAAACGCATTTTGTTGATTACCGATTCAATTTCTTCCGGGTAGATATTCTCGCCACTGGCTCCAACAATCATTGTTTTAATACGACCTTTAATGTGCAACAAGTTATTTTTGTCGAACATTCCGCGATCGCCGGTTCTGAACCAACCATCTTCGGTAAAAACGTCTTTTGTAATATCGGG comes from uncultured Draconibacterium sp. and encodes:
- a CDS encoding LysR substrate-binding domain-containing protein gives rise to the protein MITLTQLEYIVAVDTHRHFGKAAEACFITQPTLSMQIKKLEEDLEIIIFDRSKQPLIPTDVGARIIEQARVVLKQSDEINNIVKDHKNQVSGMLRIGIIPTLAPYLLPIFVGNYKKKYPNIFIKVVEATTENIIKLLHKDLIDVGILVTPLHEEKILEKPVFYEEMLIYANSGHKLHTQKEITVEDIATPEIWLLSDGHCFRDQVVNLCSYLGTTDSELPFHFEAGSLETLMNIVDREGGITLIPELAKATMSQKRAYNVKNFTNIKPLREVSLVYSRHFAKHKLINLLWKEIKESVPKELQDENRGTIVEWR
- the tig gene encoding trigger factor is translated as MNINLENIDQVNAVINLTIEKTDYEKQVADVLKDYRQKATIPGFRPGKVPAGLIKKRFGTAVLVEEVNKLISQNLSKYMIDEKLPVLGEPMPNEEKQKPIDWEKDESFEFTFDVALAPEVKVSLDKRNKYTYYNIAVSDDMIQQQVDMAASQLGENVPAEEAKEDSTVRGNFVQLDAEGNEVEGGIAPEGVLLAVDKIKDEEIKNAFVGCKKDDIIVFNPVKAFENNHEVAHMLNIKHEEAETLESDFRYTVTEILQFQKAELNEELFKKLYGEETEIKTLDDFKAKIKEDLAKNLVFSSDHKFALDTRDALVEKTDLEMPEEFLKRWLVAVNKELTQEQIENEFPAFILDLKWQLIKDTIAKENELQVEAEDAEDFAKQMAAAQFQQYGIHDAPEEQLESFAKMMLEKPEEKERIYKKLLEDKVVEVVKEKVTIQEEEVSQEKFNEMMQANQ
- the clpP gene encoding ATP-dependent Clp endopeptidase proteolytic subunit ClpP; translation: MDNNEFRKYATKHAGISSLTMDRFASAYGNYISPTIIEERQLNVASMDVFSRLMMDRIIFLGVPIDDTVANIIQAQLLFLESTDPSKDIQIYFNSPGGSVYAGLGIYDTMQYISADVATICTGMAASMAAVLMTAGQKGKRSALTHSRIMIHQPMGGAQGQASDIEITAREILKIKKELYSIIANHSGQTLEQIEKDSDRDYWMTAQEAVEYGMIDEILVRNNK
- the clpX gene encoding ATP-dependent Clp protease ATP-binding subunit ClpX — translated: MSNKEKMDKCSFCGREKKEVNLLIAGIDGHICDRCAEQAHSIIQEEVKTSSSFDLDEIKLLKPKEIKDFLDQYVIGQDRAKRILSVSVYNHYKRLTQHVDDDETEIEKSNIILVGETGTGKTLLARTIAKMLHVPFTIVDATVLTEAGYVGEDIESLLTRLLQAADYNVEAAERGIVFVDEIDKIARKSDNPSITRDVSGEGVQQGLLKLLEGSIVNVPPQGGRKHPEQKLIPVDTKNILFVCGGAFDGIERKIANRLNTKVIGYSAAKDADRIERENLLQYVSPQDLKSFGLIPEIIGRLPVLTYLNPLDKETLRNILTEPKNSVIKQYKKLFKLDEIELEFDEEALEYIVDKAIEFKLGARGLRSICENIMNDAMFDAPSDEITELRITKEYAESQVDKSGIRRLKAS
- a CDS encoding fasciclin domain-containing protein — encoded protein: MKTVNLKKMVSLKSLILAALVIVSMAFVSCEKENDDYIPQSEFSDDSMLKAGNSLPPGDASIAAIAIDAGFSELVGALFYVDEELETGLVDMFLNGTDQYTVFAPTNDAFMALYDALEVEGISDLPADLVLNVLLYHVTDGRRAANSVVPKKNPKTIETLLEGATFNVDKDLKIWAVGNTANLVPGFVNISASNGIIHVIDAVILPIE
- a CDS encoding Gfo/Idh/MocA family oxidoreductase, which translates into the protein MSNLSRRKFIGTTATGVAAATILPSNVIAGLGHKAPSDKLNIAGIGVGGKGFTNLKFMETENIVALCDVDWDYAGRNAFERWYRAKQYKDFRVMLEEQKDIDAVMIATPDHTHALPALMAMREGKHVFLQKPLTHSVYESRIMTETAKRYGVATQMGNQGNSADGIRQICEWIWAGTIGEVTHVDTWTNRPIWPQGLSRPEKSKRVPKTLDWDLFIGPAKFTEYNPIYHPWNWRGWWDFGTGALGDMGCHILDPVFKALNLQYPKTVEGSSTPFNNDSAPNAEFVRYEFDRRDNLPKVAMPEVTVHWYDGGFMPPRPDELKDGEQMGDDGGGCIFYGTKGKIMCGTYAANPTLLPSVEMEHFQQPEKSIRRISNAMEGGHEQDWIRACKESKDARVEASSNFSYAGPLNEMVVMGVLAVRLQSLQRKLEWDGPNMRFTNISPSDTIRVLKKDNFEVVNGDPTFDKEYETLPASKMADEWIRHTYRSGWEQI
- the pyrF gene encoding orotidine-5'-phosphate decarboxylase — protein: MNQQQLFEQIQKKRSFLCVGLDTDIQKIPQHLKDTSDPIFSFNKEIIDATAKFSVAYKPNLAFYESLGSRGMESLEKTVMYVKSKYPEIFVIADAKRGDIGNTSNLYARAFFDQQDFDAVTVAPYMGEDSVKPFMTYLDKWVILLALTSNKGAYDFQFIEDKESGDKLFETVLKTSQNWGTTENLMYVVGATKAEKLKEIREIVPEHFLLVPGVGAQGGSLQEVSKNGMNSKCGLLVNSSRGIIYASTETDFASKAGAAAEEVQKEMEVLLQEAGLI
- the prfA gene encoding peptide chain release factor 1 — encoded protein: MAEYALLEKFESIKHRFSEVEQQITDPEVIADMKRYVKLNQEYKNLQKLVAKFQEYKNLVDNIETGKEMLAEESDEEMREMAREEIEESEKRIPEIEKEVKLLLVPADPEDAKNAILEIRAGTGGDEASIFAGDLFRMYTKFCEQKGWRMEVTNANEGTAGGFKEIVVNITGEGVYGVMKYESGVHRVQRVPQTETQGRVHTSAATVAVLPEADEFDVELKTEDIRRDEYCSSGPGGQSVNTTYSAIRLTHIPTGIVVTCQDQKSKLKNLDKAMAELRTRLYNMEYQKYIDEISSKRKTMVSTGDRSAKIRTYNWPQGRVTDHRINLTLYNLQAIINGEIDEIIEKLMIEENAAKLKEAEI
- a CDS encoding AIR synthase related protein; translated protein: MVTESRYSARGVSASKEDVHEAIKNVDKGLFPKAFCKIVPDILGGDDEWCNIMHADGAGTKSALAYMYWKETGDVSVWKGIAQDALIMNVDDLLCVGATDNILVSSTIGRNKNNIPGEVIAAIINGTEELLANLREMGVSIYSTGGETADVGDLVRTIIVDSTVTCRMKKAEVVSADKIAAGDVIVGLSSSGTATYETEYNGGMGSNGLTSARHDVFANYLAEKYPESFDPEVPADLVYSGGKKLTDAIEGLDVDAGKLVLSPTRTYAPVIKKVLDKYRSQISGMIHCSGGAQTKVLHFVDNVHVIKDNMFPVPPLFKLIQEQSETDWKEMYKVFNMGHRYEIYCSADVADEIIEISKSFNIDAQIIGKVEPFDGKKLTIKSEKGEFIY